The following are encoded in a window of Roseivirga misakiensis genomic DNA:
- a CDS encoding SRPBCC family protein, protein MISFKSHSGIYTLETKQELAIGLEEAWTFFSAPGNLAKITPDHMGFSITSGEAKRMYPGQIISYIVSPFPGVKSNWVTEITHVRDLEFFVDEQRFGPYSMWHHEHIFEPTEKGVLMTDKISYKLPFGILGRMVHPMLVKSKLNQIFSYRRKILDEMFPA, encoded by the coding sequence ATGATTTCATTCAAGAGCCACTCTGGCATTTACACCCTAGAAACTAAACAAGAACTTGCGATCGGTTTAGAAGAAGCTTGGACGTTTTTTTCGGCTCCGGGAAATTTAGCGAAAATAACCCCTGACCATATGGGATTTAGCATTACTTCAGGTGAAGCTAAGCGAATGTACCCGGGACAAATTATCTCCTACATTGTTTCCCCATTTCCTGGAGTAAAGTCTAATTGGGTAACTGAAATTACGCATGTCAGAGATTTGGAATTCTTCGTGGATGAGCAACGTTTTGGACCATATAGTATGTGGCATCATGAGCACATTTTCGAGCCAACAGAAAAGGGTGTGCTAATGACCGATAAGATATCGTATAAGCTACCTTTTGGCATACTTGGGCGTATGGTTCATCCTATGCTAGTAAAATCTAAACTCAATCAGATTTTCAGCTATAGAAGAAAAATTTTAGATGAGATGTTCCCTGCTTAG
- a CDS encoding pirin family protein produces MAPSIKSIEKLNFPWQTQDPFLFCAFHNDHYPKGNGSLGPTDDLSGRQIGSDFSGKDGWSMYHGQDVPGFPAHPHKGFETITIAERGLVDHSDSLGAAGRFGNGDVQWMTAGGGVQHSEMFPLLDDTKDNPLLLFQIWLNLPKASKHVPAHFSMLWREDIPTVSHTDQNGRVTHIKVISGMLGDVSSPSPAPDSFAADSDNEIAVWLIEMEAEAIWELPIASSEANRSLYMYEGHDISVENQQMVKGEMSKLKADEKTVLVNGPEKSRFLFLQGKPIGEPVAQYGPFVMNKNSEIQEAVQQFQRTQFGGWPWPSPAHTHDPARGRFAIHADGREEIKEG; encoded by the coding sequence ATGGCACCTTCTATCAAATCAATTGAAAAGCTAAATTTTCCATGGCAAACACAAGATCCGTTTCTTTTTTGTGCCTTCCATAATGATCACTATCCTAAAGGAAATGGGTCTCTTGGACCTACCGATGACTTGTCTGGAAGACAAATTGGTAGCGACTTTAGCGGAAAAGACGGTTGGAGTATGTATCATGGGCAAGACGTCCCTGGTTTTCCAGCGCATCCGCACAAAGGCTTCGAAACAATCACGATTGCAGAACGCGGCTTGGTAGATCACTCAGATTCTTTAGGTGCTGCTGGCCGATTTGGAAATGGTGATGTTCAGTGGATGACTGCAGGTGGTGGAGTTCAGCACTCCGAAATGTTTCCGCTTTTGGATGATACAAAGGACAATCCATTATTACTTTTTCAAATTTGGTTGAATTTACCCAAAGCCAGTAAGCATGTACCGGCCCATTTCTCTATGTTATGGAGAGAAGACATACCAACAGTTAGCCACACAGATCAAAATGGTAGAGTCACACATATAAAGGTTATTAGCGGTATGTTAGGGGATGTTTCTAGCCCAAGTCCCGCGCCTGATTCTTTTGCTGCGGATTCGGATAATGAAATTGCAGTTTGGCTTATTGAAATGGAAGCTGAAGCAATATGGGAATTGCCAATCGCTTCTTCTGAAGCCAATAGAAGTTTATATATGTATGAAGGGCATGATATTTCCGTTGAAAACCAACAAATGGTCAAAGGTGAAATGAGCAAACTAAAGGCTGATGAAAAAACGGTCTTAGTCAACGGGCCTGAAAAATCTAGATTTTTATTCCTTCAAGGCAAACCGATAGGAGAACCCGTAGCTCAATATGGTCCATTTGTAATGAATAAGAATAGTGAGATTCAAGAGGCTGTCCAACAATTTCAAAGGACTCAATTCGGGGGCTGGCCATGGCCTAGCCCTGCGCATACCCACGATCCGGCCCGTGGCCGTTTTGCCATACATGCCGATGGTCGCGAAGAGATTAAAGAAGGTTAA
- a CDS encoding DEAD/DEAH box helicase — MSEFSKLGISKKLIKGLSELNIVEPTDIQRSAIPILLADGEDFIGQAQTGTGKTAAFGLPLLQKVDASKSEVQGLILAPTRELCQQIAKQLFKFTKYYDKVFVEAVYGGADIGNQIQRLKRPTHIVVATPGRLMDLIKREAVDLSQVKHVVLDEADEMLSMGFKQDMHHILDFVPFEKKIWLFSATISGGIQDIITKFLSKDAQRIEVERSAGVNANISHEYLICQSKDKLPEVLHFLAYHENERGMIFCQTKRAARTLAKQLKAKNLSVDAIEGDMGQRDRDKVMRMFKSEKIDLLVATDIAARGIDVKGLSFVLHYELPQQNEYYTHRSGRTGRAGLKGNSVLFISDREKEHIYELQKALKIKIQPLN; from the coding sequence GTGAGTGAATTTTCGAAACTTGGTATTTCTAAGAAGCTAATAAAAGGGCTTTCTGAACTTAATATAGTAGAACCTACGGATATACAGCGTTCGGCGATTCCCATCTTACTAGCCGATGGAGAAGATTTTATTGGTCAAGCGCAAACAGGAACTGGTAAAACTGCTGCCTTTGGGCTCCCTCTTTTGCAAAAAGTAGATGCTTCGAAATCAGAAGTACAGGGCCTTATATTGGCACCAACACGAGAATTATGTCAGCAAATTGCCAAACAACTTTTCAAGTTCACCAAGTACTACGACAAAGTTTTTGTAGAAGCAGTATATGGTGGGGCAGATATTGGTAATCAAATTCAAAGATTAAAACGGCCTACACATATTGTAGTAGCGACGCCAGGGCGTTTGATGGATTTGATCAAAAGGGAAGCGGTCGATTTGTCTCAAGTGAAGCATGTGGTGTTAGATGAGGCTGATGAAATGCTCAGTATGGGTTTTAAACAGGATATGCATCATATCTTGGACTTTGTACCATTTGAAAAGAAGATTTGGCTTTTTTCGGCTACCATTTCAGGCGGTATTCAAGATATTATCACCAAATTTTTAAGCAAGGATGCTCAACGAATCGAAGTAGAAAGAAGTGCAGGGGTAAATGCCAATATTTCTCATGAATACTTGATTTGCCAATCAAAAGATAAGTTGCCTGAAGTGCTTCATTTTTTAGCCTATCATGAAAATGAGCGAGGTATGATCTTTTGCCAAACCAAAAGAGCCGCTCGTACTTTGGCAAAGCAACTGAAAGCTAAAAATTTGAGTGTAGATGCGATTGAAGGAGATATGGGGCAGCGTGATAGAGATAAAGTCATGCGAATGTTCAAAAGCGAAAAGATTGATTTGCTTGTCGCCACTGATATTGCGGCCCGTGGGATCGATGTAAAGGGCCTCAGTTTTGTATTACACTATGAATTACCACAGCAAAATGAATACTATACCCATCGAAGTGGACGTACAGGTAGGGCAGGTCTGAAAGGAAACTCAGTTTTGTTTATCAGTGATCGTGAAAAGGAACATATCTATGAGCTTCAAAAAGCACTAAAAATTAAGATTCAACCCCTGAATTAG
- the mog gene encoding molybdopterin adenylyltransferase has translation MQIKIGIIAVSDRASQGVYEDLSGKAIIETLNEYLTSKWEPVYQVIPDEQYLIESTIKQMADKEDCCLIVTTGGTGPAVRDVTPEATEAVSDKMMPGFGELMRQVSLKYVPTAILSRQTAGIRGKSLIVNLPGKPKSIRECLDAVFPAIPYCIDLIEGPFLTTNPEVLSVFRPKA, from the coding sequence ATGCAAATTAAGATTGGAATTATCGCTGTTTCTGACCGAGCTAGCCAAGGTGTTTACGAAGACCTTTCTGGCAAAGCGATCATAGAAACCTTAAATGAATACTTAACTTCTAAATGGGAACCCGTTTATCAGGTCATTCCAGATGAACAGTATTTAATTGAAAGCACCATCAAGCAAATGGCCGATAAAGAAGACTGTTGTTTGATTGTTACCACAGGTGGTACTGGCCCGGCAGTTCGTGATGTTACTCCAGAAGCAACTGAAGCCGTTTCTGATAAAATGATGCCCGGATTTGGCGAATTAATGCGTCAAGTAAGTCTAAAGTACGTTCCGACTGCAATTCTTTCCCGACAGACCGCTGGTATAAGAGGTAAATCCTTGATTGTCAATCTACCCGGAAAGCCTAAATCAATTCGAGAGTGTCTTGATGCTGTTTTTCCAGCTATTCCTTATTGTATAGACCTAATCGAAGGACCATTTTTGACCACGAATCCAGAAGTGTTGTCAGTCTTTAGACCAAAGGCGTAA
- a CDS encoding carboxypeptidase-like regulatory domain-containing protein, with translation MYKRSNLRAFILSLGLLVLILGQVFGQTTQALKGRIISKGTRKVIPYASVSIPSLSTKKRKVGVSSDQNGEFQLVLTLDLLPIEIEFSAIGYKSKRVNLTKIVDFLIMELEEQVFELDEFVLSSKKIEEEELKSPIQIEKLELAAIRNTASFNFTDAVMNMKGVDVATQSIIINTVNARGFNSSTNQRFKQFTDGMDSQAPGLGFSLGNVVGATTLDVESLELIPGPTTARFGQGIFNGVLDVRTKSPFEYEGLSLEAKGASIRTEQFDPKFFTFGNSFIQELSARYAKAVIKDKVAFKVNASRLEGEDFRARNFTNIGPGFPWETEHYIDNQGVNGVNVYGDDRAAFLILPRAAGSDRDSVFAVTRSGYQEGDLVDYNAESVKLNGALHVKLNPETEVILAGFYGKASTMITTNDRIALRDFEISQYKAEIKGKNFMVRGYTVGQNSGDSFNVGLLGETLVQTAKPDDFWFNQFGNLWKFGGLRVAGRGDAVRAIANTGAPGNQFDSRYEPGTPVFDSLRTAIITSQQPGFGAAIYDRSRAYYGDAEFKINKWDDFFKDLIVGANVRQYDPQSNGTIFADSEDNDITNYEYGFYTEATKKMSDKVELSASIRVDKNENFNFVSSQRFSFVKEYKKNNFFRASIQRGLRLPNIQEQFLDQNLGETRLIGGLRQVVDPYDLPNNAIFQRSIEEFNQAVADDVNDKLVLNEQIIDERFFQIDLPAIRRDNHDIIESGIVDASRFNGIKPERVTSIEIGYRSLVEDKRVFEILYYRNYYNNFIGNTRVIKPRTSPSTDITLATEQALNPGQSELFFITDNSDGLIVTEGLEMMYDVTSDGGTNFGVNVTYANISQDSDDPLTPNFNTPPFKLNFTVGHRKLGRHLAAQLSWRFRSEFEWESPFLDGTIPDYHTLDFQITYKLPDLNSAFRIGGNNVLNREQFNNFGGAEISSYYYISFTFNNL, from the coding sequence TTGTATAAACGTAGCAACCTTCGTGCATTCATCCTGTCACTAGGATTGCTCGTCTTAATACTAGGACAAGTCTTTGGCCAAACAACTCAAGCGCTGAAGGGACGAATTATCAGTAAAGGTACAAGAAAGGTTATCCCCTATGCCTCGGTTAGTATCCCATCCTTAAGCACCAAAAAAAGAAAAGTTGGTGTTTCATCTGATCAAAACGGCGAGTTCCAGTTAGTGCTAACACTAGATTTATTACCAATTGAAATTGAGTTCTCCGCCATTGGATACAAGAGTAAAAGAGTCAACCTGACCAAAATCGTTGACTTTCTGATCATGGAGCTCGAAGAACAAGTCTTTGAACTTGATGAATTTGTATTATCGTCTAAAAAAATTGAAGAAGAGGAACTCAAGTCGCCTATACAGATAGAAAAGCTAGAATTGGCAGCCATTAGAAATACAGCATCGTTCAATTTTACGGATGCCGTGATGAATATGAAAGGGGTCGATGTTGCTACTCAAAGTATCATCATTAATACGGTGAACGCCCGTGGTTTCAACTCATCTACCAACCAGCGCTTTAAACAGTTTACCGATGGTATGGATAGTCAAGCACCTGGCTTGGGTTTTTCCCTAGGTAATGTAGTTGGTGCTACCACATTGGATGTAGAATCTTTGGAGTTAATTCCCGGTCCTACCACCGCTAGATTTGGTCAAGGAATTTTTAATGGGGTATTAGATGTACGGACCAAAAGTCCATTCGAATATGAAGGCCTAAGCCTTGAAGCCAAAGGTGCGTCCATCAGGACTGAGCAATTCGACCCTAAATTCTTTACGTTTGGTAACAGCTTTATCCAAGAACTATCGGCTCGTTATGCAAAAGCCGTCATTAAAGACAAGGTAGCCTTCAAAGTCAATGCGTCTAGATTAGAAGGAGAAGATTTTCGGGCGAGAAACTTTACAAATATTGGTCCTGGTTTTCCATGGGAAACAGAACATTACATAGATAATCAAGGCGTAAACGGTGTAAACGTTTATGGTGACGATCGAGCGGCTTTTTTAATTCTTCCAAGAGCGGCCGGCTCAGATAGAGATTCTGTTTTTGCGGTCACCAGATCGGGTTATCAGGAAGGAGACCTAGTAGATTATAACGCCGAAAGTGTGAAGTTAAACGGCGCACTTCATGTGAAGCTGAATCCTGAAACCGAAGTGATCCTAGCGGGATTTTATGGTAAAGCTTCTACTATGATCACCACAAATGATCGAATTGCACTGAGAGACTTTGAGATATCTCAGTACAAAGCAGAAATAAAAGGAAAGAATTTCATGGTTCGTGGTTATACCGTCGGACAAAATTCTGGAGACTCCTTTAATGTCGGCCTCCTTGGTGAAACCTTGGTTCAAACAGCCAAACCAGATGACTTCTGGTTTAATCAATTTGGAAATTTATGGAAGTTTGGTGGACTCAGAGTTGCTGGCCGAGGCGATGCAGTGAGGGCAATAGCCAACACGGGAGCTCCTGGAAACCAATTTGACAGCCGATATGAACCTGGGACACCTGTTTTTGACTCTTTGCGAACAGCTATTATCACATCTCAACAACCGGGTTTCGGTGCAGCTATTTATGACCGATCAAGGGCTTATTACGGAGATGCGGAATTCAAGATCAACAAATGGGATGACTTTTTTAAAGACCTGATTGTTGGAGCGAATGTCAGGCAGTATGATCCACAGTCAAATGGTACCATATTCGCCGATAGCGAGGATAATGACATCACCAATTACGAATACGGTTTTTATACGGAGGCTACTAAGAAAATGAGCGATAAAGTGGAGCTTTCGGCTTCAATAAGGGTAGATAAAAACGAAAATTTCAACTTTGTTTCTAGCCAAAGATTCTCATTTGTAAAAGAGTATAAGAAAAACAATTTCTTTAGAGCATCTATCCAAAGAGGACTTAGGTTGCCAAATATTCAAGAACAGTTTTTAGATCAGAATTTAGGAGAAACCAGATTGATTGGTGGTTTACGGCAGGTAGTCGACCCATATGATTTACCGAATAATGCAATTTTCCAGAGATCAATAGAAGAATTCAATCAGGCGGTGGCAGATGATGTCAATGACAAATTAGTTCTAAATGAACAAATCATCGACGAGAGGTTTTTCCAAATAGACCTTCCAGCGATTCGCCGTGATAATCATGACATTATCGAAAGTGGAATCGTAGATGCAAGTCGTTTTAATGGGATAAAACCAGAGCGAGTTACTAGTATCGAAATCGGTTATAGAAGTTTAGTCGAGGACAAACGAGTCTTCGAAATCCTCTACTATCGTAACTATTACAACAATTTTATTGGTAACACTCGGGTGATTAAACCTAGAACAAGCCCTTCTACAGATATAACATTGGCTACCGAGCAAGCACTTAACCCAGGTCAAAGTGAGCTTTTCTTCATTACTGATAACTCTGACGGTTTGATCGTAACAGAGGGTCTCGAGATGATGTATGATGTAACGAGTGATGGAGGAACTAACTTCGGCGTTAATGTTACCTATGCAAACATTAGCCAAGATTCTGATGACCCGCTAACACCTAACTTCAACACCCCTCCTTTCAAACTGAACTTTACTGTCGGACACAGAAAGCTGGGAAGACACCTAGCGGCACAATTATCATGGAGATTTAGGTCTGAATTTGAATGGGAAAGTCCATTCCTTGACGGAACCATTCCTGACTATCACACTTTGGACTTCCAAATTACTTACAAACTACCTGACCTCAATTCTGCCTTCAGAATAGGTGGTAATAACGTACTGAATAGAGAGCAATTCAACAATTTTGGAGGTGCTGAGATCAGCTCATACTATTATATCTCATTCACATTTAACAACCTCTAA
- a CDS encoding TolB family protein: protein MRNLIYISSFILIVSCSPKDTFNGSEVIVYVKSENGEKGLFKSDILGKWERKLVDRPGPNWNPQWNKGLDRLIYYSNDSKGKFQMKAFDPNTKSVQFFKNFGFDTPMISADGKGLFYTRLRDGSRHIWRSDLDGSNRSQLTIGLGLNGPFSLSPDGKKMAYVSNYSGKTELYVVDLNSLEIGQLTDNDMVEQYSTWSPDSKKIAFTMRKSEANSQPDIYIIDKDGSNLNQLTKTPYAELELSWSLSGEKIAFHGSTENDGEQIYTIDIADGKFTKITSGDYQYGEPTWVPDSQQN from the coding sequence ATGCGCAACCTTATTTACATCAGTTCATTCATTCTCATTGTCTCTTGCTCACCGAAAGATACCTTTAATGGGAGTGAAGTGATTGTTTATGTAAAATCTGAAAACGGTGAGAAAGGTTTATTTAAATCTGATATTCTAGGTAAATGGGAGAGGAAGCTGGTCGATCGCCCTGGCCCGAATTGGAATCCGCAATGGAACAAGGGTTTGGATAGGCTCATCTACTATTCCAATGATAGTAAGGGTAAGTTTCAAATGAAGGCCTTTGACCCAAACACAAAATCGGTTCAGTTTTTCAAAAATTTTGGTTTTGATACACCTATGATTAGCGCCGATGGCAAGGGGCTATTCTATACGAGGTTAAGGGATGGCAGTCGGCATATCTGGCGGTCCGATTTAGATGGAAGTAACAGAAGTCAATTGACTATTGGTTTGGGTTTAAATGGTCCTTTTTCATTGTCACCAGATGGTAAAAAAATGGCTTATGTTTCTAATTATAGTGGTAAAACGGAGCTTTATGTCGTGGATTTGAATAGCCTTGAAATAGGTCAATTGACTGATAATGACATGGTCGAACAGTACAGCACTTGGTCACCGGATAGTAAGAAAATAGCCTTTACCATGCGAAAATCAGAGGCTAATAGCCAGCCAGATATTTACATTATAGATAAAGACGGTTCTAACTTAAACCAACTGACTAAAACACCTTATGCGGAACTAGAATTATCTTGGTCTCTCAGCGGGGAAAAGATTGCTTTTCACGGGAGTACTGAAAACGATGGTGAACAGATTTATACAATCGATATTGCCGATGGTAAGTTTACAAAAATCACTTCAGGAGACTACCAATATGGAGAACCTACTTGGGTTCCCGATTCGCAGCAGAATTAG
- a CDS encoding TonB-dependent receptor has product MTLKTSKTRFLRSVFLPLILLVLSHTNAFSQLVVGKVIRDGGTRPVSFANIKLVGGEYARRSVGVSANEDGTFTLAVKYFPSEVEVSAVGYITKRFILTNDKATWTLKLEAESFELEEFVISAEKVTEEELKLPVQIERLDIADLKSTPSFNFYDAVVNLKGVDVATQSIIVSSVNARGFNSTTNLRFKQFTDGIDTQAPGLGFSLGNIVGPTTLDIEGLELIPGPTTSKYGPGAFNGVLLMTTKNPFDYQGLSFEAKGATIATEQFDSQFFAIGNTFLHDLSVRYADEIVKDKVAFKINGSRLSGSDFAAQNYDNIGPGAIFETTHSTRAQGINGVNVYGDDRAALVVVPKDITIPAPGSEPSFPIASERDTLFQATRQGYQEGDLVNYNAENIKFSGAIHVKLTPETELIAESFYGRASTMITGDDRIALRDFEIYQHKLEVKNENFFVRGYTTSQDAGETFNVGKTGESILELAKPSEDWFSQYTRLVAAGRGFANSRRLADSGFPQGEFLNRFEPGTERFDSIRNVIIQSQNPEFGSAIFDRSKLYHAETGININKWDDYFESFEVGANARLYDPESNGTIFTDSIGNDLTNFEYGFYLEATRKINDKLEATFSGRVDKNENFNVVSSQRLSLVKEIGESQFIRGSLQTGLRLPNIREQYFNQNLGDVRLVGGLTDVVDQYDLQGNAFFINSLDKFNEAVQAEANNNGRFGSGPLDVSALRAENFDLLREGIVDNDRFRGIKPERITSFEFGYRGLVENKRLFEVVYYINHYNNFIGTTRVVKPRTSPSTDLQLAMEQALSPGSSENIFVSDNARSSVITQGLELLYDVTSDQGTNFSINMTFANIISDNDDPLTPGFNTPPFKLNMTLGNDKISDKLGAEISWRFRSAFEWESSFVDGTVPGFNTFDFQVTYRIPKIKSAFRIGGNNVLNNQQFNSFGGPEITSYYYVSFSYGLQ; this is encoded by the coding sequence TTGACACTAAAGACCTCGAAAACAAGGTTCCTAAGATCTGTTTTCTTACCCCTGATCCTTCTAGTACTAAGTCACACTAACGCGTTTTCACAGCTTGTTGTCGGTAAAGTTATCCGAGATGGTGGTACACGACCAGTTTCATTTGCAAACATCAAACTTGTTGGTGGAGAGTATGCCAGGAGATCTGTTGGTGTATCTGCAAACGAAGATGGTACTTTTACCCTAGCTGTTAAATACTTCCCATCAGAAGTTGAAGTAAGTGCTGTAGGCTATATCACTAAGAGATTTATACTGACTAATGATAAAGCCACTTGGACTTTGAAGCTTGAAGCAGAGTCTTTCGAATTGGAAGAGTTTGTAATATCAGCTGAAAAAGTGACCGAGGAAGAGTTAAAACTACCTGTTCAAATAGAACGGTTAGATATAGCTGATTTAAAAAGTACACCTTCTTTTAACTTCTACGATGCCGTAGTCAATTTAAAAGGAGTCGACGTGGCTACCCAAAGTATTATCGTAAGTTCTGTCAATGCTAGGGGTTTCAACTCGACGACTAACCTTAGGTTTAAGCAATTCACAGATGGTATCGACACTCAGGCTCCTGGACTCGGTTTTTCTCTTGGCAATATCGTTGGGCCAACTACTCTAGATATTGAAGGTCTAGAGTTAATTCCAGGGCCTACGACCTCTAAATATGGCCCTGGTGCTTTTAATGGCGTTTTATTGATGACCACTAAAAACCCTTTCGATTATCAAGGATTGAGTTTTGAAGCGAAAGGCGCAACTATCGCCACAGAACAATTTGACTCCCAGTTTTTCGCAATCGGAAATACTTTCTTACACGATTTATCGGTACGCTATGCCGATGAAATTGTGAAAGACAAGGTGGCTTTTAAAATCAATGGTTCTAGACTATCTGGATCTGATTTTGCCGCCCAAAACTATGATAATATTGGTCCTGGTGCCATTTTCGAAACAACTCACTCTACAAGAGCTCAAGGAATTAATGGTGTAAATGTTTACGGAGATGACCGTGCTGCGCTAGTTGTGGTACCAAAAGATATTACAATACCTGCTCCAGGTTCAGAACCTTCTTTCCCGATTGCTTCTGAAAGGGATACGCTATTCCAAGCGACCAGACAGGGCTATCAAGAAGGTGACCTAGTGAATTATAACGCTGAAAACATTAAGTTCAGTGGAGCAATACATGTGAAACTAACGCCGGAGACTGAACTAATCGCGGAGTCCTTTTATGGCCGCGCGTCGACCATGATTACAGGTGACGATAGAATTGCGTTAAGAGATTTTGAGATTTATCAGCACAAGCTTGAAGTTAAAAATGAAAACTTTTTTGTACGTGGATACACCACAAGTCAAGATGCTGGTGAAACATTTAATGTAGGTAAAACTGGAGAGAGTATTCTAGAGTTAGCCAAACCAAGTGAAGATTGGTTTAGCCAATACACTAGATTAGTGGCAGCAGGCCGAGGGTTTGCCAATTCGAGACGTTTGGCAGATTCTGGTTTCCCGCAAGGCGAGTTTTTAAATAGATTTGAACCTGGAACAGAGAGGTTTGACTCGATTAGAAACGTCATCATTCAATCTCAGAACCCCGAGTTTGGTTCAGCGATCTTCGATCGTTCAAAGCTTTACCATGCGGAAACAGGTATCAATATTAATAAATGGGACGACTATTTTGAGTCTTTCGAGGTTGGTGCCAACGCAAGACTTTACGATCCAGAATCGAATGGAACAATTTTTACGGATTCCATTGGTAATGACTTAACCAACTTTGAGTACGGTTTTTATCTGGAGGCTACTAGAAAGATCAATGATAAACTTGAAGCCACTTTTTCTGGTCGGGTCGATAAGAATGAGAATTTTAATGTAGTAAGCAGTCAACGCTTGTCATTAGTAAAAGAAATTGGTGAAAGCCAGTTCATTAGAGGCTCACTTCAAACAGGTTTAAGACTACCAAATATTCGAGAGCAATACTTCAACCAAAATCTTGGTGATGTTCGACTAGTCGGTGGTCTGACTGATGTAGTCGACCAATACGACTTGCAGGGTAACGCCTTCTTTATCAACTCATTAGATAAATTCAACGAAGCAGTGCAAGCTGAAGCTAATAACAATGGCAGGTTTGGAAGTGGCCCTCTAGATGTTTCAGCTTTAAGAGCAGAGAACTTTGATCTGTTGAGAGAAGGTATCGTAGATAACGATAGATTTCGAGGAATAAAACCAGAGCGAATTACCAGCTTTGAATTTGGCTACCGAGGCCTTGTAGAAAACAAAAGGCTATTTGAGGTTGTCTATTATATTAACCATTACAACAATTTTATAGGGACTACTAGAGTTGTGAAACCTAGAACAAGCCCTTCTACGGACTTACAACTTGCCATGGAACAAGCATTAAGTCCTGGTAGTAGTGAAAACATATTTGTGAGTGATAATGCACGGAGCAGTGTGATTACTCAAGGTTTGGAGCTTTTATATGATGTGACTAGTGATCAAGGAACCAACTTTTCGATTAATATGACATTTGCGAATATCATAAGCGACAACGACGACCCATTGACACCGGGCTTTAACACCCCTCCTTTCAAGTTGAACATGACGCTTGGTAATGACAAGATTAGCGACAAGCTTGGCGCTGAAATATCTTGGAGGTTCCGATCGGCATTTGAGTGGGAAAGCTCTTTCGTAGATGGTACGGTACCTGGATTCAATACTTTCGATTTTCAGGTTACTTATAGAATACCAAAAATTAAATCCGCATTCCGAATTGGTGGAAACAACGTATTGAACAATCAACAGTTCAACAGTTTTGGCGGTCCAGAAATCACTTCTTATTACTATGTATCTTTTTCTTATGGCTTACAATAA
- a CDS encoding peptidylprolyl isomerase, which yields MKKAFLLLFLLGSSAYAQKNTYQVGQIKTSMGEILVWLYDDAPKHKKAFIELAEEGYWSDYTFNRVIENFVAQGGCPDVPEGFAYSVHLLEPEFEAGHKHVYGAFGAGRDDNPGKLSAACQFYIVQNKDGIPRLDGDYMIYGQVIKGMDVVDKMVKVEKDKSNKPLTPITMEVNVIKMKRRQIEALGFEIPKIN from the coding sequence ATGAAGAAGGCATTTTTACTACTGTTTTTGTTGGGATCGAGTGCTTACGCTCAAAAAAACACTTATCAAGTCGGACAGATTAAGACTTCCATGGGAGAAATTCTCGTTTGGTTATACGATGATGCGCCTAAACATAAAAAGGCCTTTATTGAATTGGCAGAAGAGGGGTATTGGAGCGATTATACCTTCAATCGCGTGATAGAAAATTTTGTAGCTCAAGGTGGGTGCCCAGATGTTCCTGAGGGCTTTGCCTACTCAGTTCATCTATTAGAACCAGAATTCGAAGCAGGTCATAAGCATGTTTATGGTGCTTTTGGTGCTGGTAGAGATGACAACCCAGGGAAATTATCCGCAGCTTGCCAGTTTTACATCGTTCAAAATAAAGACGGAATTCCTCGTTTAGACGGGGACTATATGATCTATGGACAAGTAATCAAAGGAATGGATGTCGTTGACAAAATGGTCAAAGTAGAAAAAGACAAGTCTAATAAACCTTTAACCCCTATAACGATGGAGGTGAATGTGATTAAAATGAAGCGGAGACAGATTGAAGCGCTCGGATTTGAAATCCCTAAAATCAATTAA